In bacterium, the following are encoded in one genomic region:
- a CDS encoding Na+/H+ antiporter NhaC family protein: MNHLTRYSFPLSLLLLLLVSAPLHARTLEIRAPKLLLDGVDFSLDVTLRDAAGQVDTTANGLLQLGGVKAGGSGTVRLERGRFYTDEASIEGSGEHRLQASYGAHRATHRLRVIPGIMSILPPLLAIVLALLLRQVLVSLFAGVWLGAIFVFDYDPFGGFLRVLDHYIVQALADPDHVSIIAFSMLFGGMVGVISKSGGTMGIATKLTRIARSPRRGQLATWLLGFVIFFDDYANSLIVGNTMRPITDRLRISREKLAFLVDATAAPVTAVLFISTWIGYEVGLIDAALKSVDLVAPNAYAVFLDMLPYSFYPLLTLVFGLLISVSGKDFGGMARAERRARREGKLFRDGAQLATDLTDSSAVLPDEHVRPRWWNAAIPIVVVVLGAIAGLYYTGWQSVAASGSGDYSLGNIIGEANSYKALLWASLLSCVTAILLAVGQRILKLEEAMNAWFNGLKSMLLAMLILTLAWSIGEITTELHTASYLVQLLKGNLPPAWLPTLTFLVAAVISFSTGTSWGTMGIMMPIVIPLSFVLGQDASLPMDQAYTITLGSIASVLSGSVFGDHCSPISDTTILSSMASACDHIDHVRTQLPYAGAVGIVSLAVGTLPAFFNLSPWISLATGILLLLILLALAGRQSTHPHKV, translated from the coding sequence GGTGGATACCACGGCGAACGGTCTGCTGCAGTTGGGAGGGGTGAAGGCCGGCGGTTCAGGTACCGTGCGGTTGGAGAGGGGACGCTTTTACACTGATGAGGCAAGCATCGAAGGCAGCGGCGAACACAGGCTGCAAGCCTCGTATGGTGCGCACCGGGCGACACATCGTCTCCGCGTCATTCCCGGTATCATGAGTATCCTTCCACCCCTCCTTGCCATCGTCCTGGCCCTGCTGCTGCGACAGGTCCTGGTGTCCCTTTTCGCCGGTGTCTGGCTCGGTGCGATTTTCGTTTTCGATTATGATCCCTTCGGTGGGTTCCTGCGTGTCCTGGACCACTACATCGTGCAGGCGCTGGCGGATCCTGACCATGTATCCATCATTGCATTTTCAATGCTTTTCGGCGGCATGGTCGGGGTGATTTCCAAGAGCGGCGGGACCATGGGAATTGCCACAAAGCTGACCCGTATCGCACGTTCTCCGCGCAGGGGACAGCTGGCAACCTGGCTGCTCGGTTTTGTCATTTTCTTTGACGACTACGCGAACTCGCTTATCGTCGGCAATACCATGCGTCCGATCACCGACCGCCTGCGCATATCGCGGGAGAAACTCGCTTTTCTGGTGGACGCTACCGCCGCTCCCGTTACGGCTGTGCTGTTCATCAGTACATGGATTGGGTATGAGGTCGGACTCATCGATGCCGCACTTAAAAGTGTGGATCTGGTCGCCCCGAACGCGTATGCCGTTTTCCTCGACATGCTTCCCTACAGTTTTTACCCGTTGCTCACGCTGGTATTTGGATTGTTGATCAGTGTATCGGGAAAAGACTTCGGGGGGATGGCCCGTGCAGAACGACGCGCCCGGCGGGAGGGAAAGCTGTTCCGGGACGGCGCACAGCTCGCAACCGATTTGACGGACAGTTCCGCAGTGCTGCCGGATGAACACGTGCGTCCCCGTTGGTGGAATGCCGCCATTCCCATTGTGGTCGTCGTACTTGGTGCCATAGCAGGCCTGTATTATACCGGCTGGCAGTCCGTCGCCGCATCAGGCAGTGGCGATTACAGTCTCGGGAACATCATCGGTGAAGCGAATTCCTACAAGGCCCTGCTCTGGGCATCCCTGCTCAGTTGCGTGACCGCCATTCTGCTCGCGGTGGGACAGCGCATTCTCAAGCTCGAAGAGGCGATGAACGCCTGGTTCAACGGACTCAAGTCGATGCTTCTCGCCATGCTCATTCTGACGCTTGCCTGGAGCATTGGGGAAATCACCACGGAACTCCACACGGCGTCCTATCTCGTTCAATTACTCAAAGGAAATCTGCCACCTGCCTGGCTCCCGACCCTGACCTTCCTGGTGGCGGCGGTGATCAGTTTTTCGACGGGAACGAGCTGGGGTACCATGGGGATCATGATGCCGATTGTCATTCCTCTTTCCTTCGTCCTCGGTCAGGACGCATCGCTTCCCATGGACCAGGCGTATACGATTACGCTTGGCAGTATCGCCTCGGTCCTCTCGGGCTCCGTGTTCGGTGACCACTGTTCTCCCATCTCCGATACTACTATTCTCAGTTCCATGGCGTCTGCATGTGATCACATCGATCATGTGCGAACGCAGCTTCCCTACGCCGGCGCTGTTGGAATTGTCTCCCTTGCCGTCGGCACCCTCCCTGCTTTTTTCAACCTCTCGCCCTGGATTTCGCTTGCCACCGGAATACTGCTTCTGCTGATTCTTCTCGCTCTGGCCGGACGCCAATCGACGCATCCCCACAAAGTGTGA